In Polaribacter sp. Hel_I_88, the following proteins share a genomic window:
- a CDS encoding DEAD/DEAH box helicase: MSKKFSDLGINQKIQQSLVDLNITEPTDIQKKVIPVILDKTADVVALAKTGTGKTAAFGLPLLQLIDTKNTNIQAVILAPTRELGQQIHTNLASFAKHSPEISIAVVCGGIPIKPQIERLKETTHIVVATPGRLADLVSREAINIKNISYFILDEADEMVSALKEGLDAIITEIPKKRRTLLFTATMSGAIRQLVNNYMAKEVVQIEADMKTIGHQGIEHQYVIVEPIEKLEVLLHFLNTKEGKRGIIFCKTKAAVNKLAKNLAINKFSSGAIHGSLTQGIRDRIMGQFREGHIDILVATDLAARGIDVKEIEYVVNYHLPDTYDAYVHRSGRTARAGAKGFSLTIIQQEEAVDIADFEKELGITFNAYKKADAESIEENNGLLWAKKIFKTKPNKTVSEDFKRKVRTVFHHLTKEELIEKVLADYVANANSKIAKVAVVKKKKRK, translated from the coding sequence ATGTCTAAAAAGTTTTCTGACTTAGGAATTAATCAAAAAATACAACAAAGTTTAGTTGATTTAAATATTACTGAACCTACAGATATTCAAAAAAAAGTAATTCCTGTTATTCTTGATAAAACAGCAGATGTTGTTGCCTTAGCAAAAACAGGAACTGGTAAAACCGCTGCTTTTGGTTTGCCTTTATTGCAATTGATTGATACAAAAAACACCAACATACAAGCAGTAATTTTAGCGCCAACAAGAGAATTGGGGCAACAAATTCATACAAATTTAGCATCTTTTGCAAAACATTCTCCAGAAATTTCAATCGCAGTTGTTTGTGGTGGTATTCCTATAAAACCTCAAATTGAGCGTTTAAAAGAAACCACACATATTGTAGTAGCAACTCCAGGAAGATTGGCGGATTTAGTTAGCAGAGAAGCTATCAATATAAAAAATATTTCCTATTTTATTTTAGATGAAGCTGATGAAATGGTGAGTGCTTTAAAAGAAGGATTGGATGCTATCATTACAGAAATTCCGAAAAAAAGGAGAACTTTATTATTCACAGCAACCATGTCTGGAGCTATCAGGCAATTGGTGAATAATTATATGGCTAAAGAAGTTGTTCAGATTGAAGCTGATATGAAAACTATTGGTCATCAAGGAATTGAACATCAATATGTAATAGTAGAACCGATTGAAAAATTAGAGGTGTTATTACATTTTTTAAATACCAAAGAAGGAAAAAGAGGCATTATATTCTGTAAAACAAAAGCGGCAGTTAATAAATTAGCAAAGAATTTAGCGATTAATAAATTTTCATCTGGCGCAATTCATGGAAGTTTAACCCAAGGAATTCGTGACAGAATTATGGGGCAATTCAGAGAAGGACATATTGATATTTTAGTGGCAACAGATTTAGCTGCAAGAGGAATTGATGTAAAAGAAATTGAATATGTTGTAAATTATCATTTGCCAGATACGTATGATGCGTATGTACATAGAAGTGGACGAACAGCTAGAGCAGGAGCAAAGGGTTTTTCTTTAACCATTATTCAACAAGAAGAAGCTGTTGATATTGCTGATTTTGAAAAAGAATTGGGCATCACTTTTAATGCGTACAAAAAAGCAGATGCAGAAAGTATTGAAGAAAACAATGGTTTATTGTGGGCAAAAAAGATTTTTAAAACAAAACCAAATAAAACAGTTTCTGAAGATTTTAAACGAAAAGTACGAACTGTTTTTCATCATTTAACAAAAGAAGAATTGATAGAAAAAGTATTAGCAGATTATGTAGCCAATGCAAATTCAAAAATAGCTAAAGTAGCAGTTGTTAAAAAGAAGAAGAGAAAATAA
- the priA gene encoding primosomal protein N' has protein sequence MHYIDVILPIPIQKTFTYSVTNEEANFLKEGMRVAVSFGKTKMFTGLVFKIHENAPTLYEAKEIHQILDEQPLVNPIQLKHWQWISTYYMCSLGDVFRASLPSAFLLESETIVYKNEAFSNEDILEDDEFLIFEALQHQSQLTIHQVVDILGKKKVMPTVNELIKKSAIYIKEQIYEQYKPKLVKYVRLHASYASDDSLNALLEELSRAKKQRDAVLTFFQLSTTKKPIKAKELATKANVSSSILKSLVDKNIFEFYEIQTDRINFKGDTNDLKQLNEFQQTALTEIKETFAKNDVTLLHGITSSGKTEVYTKLIQEVLDAGKQVLFLLPEIALTTQIITRLQVYFGDQISVFHSKYSMNERVEVWNNVLENKSKAQIILGARSSIFLPFNNLGLIVVDEEHETSYKQFEPSPRYNARDSAIVLSKLHNAKILLGSATPSLESYFNAQQNKYGFVELNRRFGNVQLPKIELIDVKEKHRKKEMKGHFSDRMLKLIQEALDEKEQIILFQNRRGYSPVVECKTCGVAPQCPNCDVSLTYHKFKNELRCHYCNYLRAMPNSCAACGSNTLDTKGFGTEQIELELKALFPDFKIGRMDLDTTRGKFGYQKIIGAFEAREIDILVGTQMLSKGLDFENVSLVGILNADTMLNFPDFRAHERAYQMMVQVSGRAGRSKKQGNVAIQTYNPYHKILQQVSTTNYAEMYKEQLQERWQYKYPPYFRTIKITLKHRDFNKVDTGVNWLFKALYNSFGEHVLGPTAPAVSRIRNQYIKNIVIKIPPKQSLANTKNQVTKIRNTFEAVKDFRPIRFIIDVDNY, from the coding sequence TTGCATTATATAGACGTCATATTACCCATACCTATTCAGAAAACTTTTACGTATTCTGTTACCAATGAAGAAGCAAACTTTCTAAAAGAAGGCATGCGTGTTGCAGTTTCCTTTGGTAAAACTAAAATGTTTACAGGGCTGGTTTTTAAAATACATGAAAACGCACCAACTTTATACGAAGCCAAAGAAATTCATCAAATTTTAGATGAACAGCCACTGGTAAATCCTATTCAATTAAAACATTGGCAGTGGATTTCTACCTATTATATGTGTTCTTTGGGTGATGTTTTTAGAGCCTCTTTACCCTCTGCTTTTTTATTGGAAAGCGAAACAATTGTTTATAAAAACGAAGCTTTTAGTAACGAAGATATTTTAGAAGACGACGAATTTTTGATTTTTGAAGCGTTGCAACATCAATCTCAATTAACAATTCATCAAGTTGTAGATATTCTTGGTAAGAAAAAAGTAATGCCAACAGTCAATGAGTTGATAAAAAAATCTGCTATTTATATTAAAGAGCAAATTTACGAACAGTACAAACCAAAATTAGTAAAATACGTTCGTTTGCATGCTTCTTATGCTTCAGATGATTCTTTAAATGCGCTGTTAGAAGAACTTTCTAGAGCAAAGAAACAACGAGATGCAGTATTAACTTTTTTTCAATTATCAACCACAAAAAAACCAATAAAAGCTAAAGAATTAGCAACGAAAGCAAATGTTTCTTCATCAATTTTAAAATCTTTGGTTGATAAAAATATCTTTGAGTTTTATGAAATTCAAACAGATCGAATAAACTTTAAAGGCGATACAAACGATTTAAAACAACTCAACGAATTTCAGCAAACTGCTTTAACAGAAATCAAAGAAACGTTTGCTAAAAATGATGTAACACTTTTGCATGGAATTACAAGTTCTGGTAAAACTGAAGTGTATACAAAGTTAATTCAAGAGGTTTTAGATGCTGGAAAACAAGTGCTTTTTTTATTGCCAGAAATTGCCTTAACAACGCAAATAATAACACGTTTGCAAGTTTATTTTGGTGATCAAATTTCGGTATTTCACTCTAAATATTCTATGAACGAAAGAGTAGAAGTTTGGAACAATGTTTTAGAAAACAAGAGCAAAGCACAGATAATTTTAGGAGCAAGATCGTCTATATTTTTACCATTTAATAATTTAGGTTTAATTGTTGTTGATGAGGAACATGAAACTTCTTACAAACAGTTTGAGCCCTCTCCAAGATATAATGCACGAGATTCCGCCATTGTTTTATCAAAATTACACAACGCAAAAATTCTATTAGGTTCTGCAACTCCTTCTTTAGAAAGTTATTTTAATGCACAACAAAACAAATATGGTTTTGTGGAGTTAAATAGGCGTTTTGGAAATGTGCAACTTCCAAAAATTGAGTTGATTGATGTAAAAGAAAAGCACAGAAAAAAGGAAATGAAAGGTCATTTTTCTGATAGAATGCTTAAATTAATTCAAGAAGCTTTAGATGAAAAAGAGCAAATAATTCTGTTTCAAAACAGACGAGGATATTCGCCTGTGGTTGAGTGTAAAACTTGTGGAGTTGCTCCTCAATGCCCAAATTGTGATGTTTCTTTAACCTATCATAAATTTAAAAACGAATTACGTTGCCATTATTGTAATTATCTACGTGCAATGCCAAACAGTTGTGCAGCTTGTGGTAGCAATACTTTAGATACCAAAGGTTTTGGAACGGAGCAAATTGAATTAGAATTAAAAGCATTATTTCCCGATTTTAAAATTGGTAGAATGGATTTAGACACGACTCGTGGTAAATTTGGTTATCAAAAAATAATTGGTGCTTTTGAAGCCAGAGAAATCGATATTTTGGTAGGTACACAAATGCTCTCTAAAGGATTAGATTTTGAAAATGTTTCTTTAGTGGGGATTTTAAATGCGGATACCATGTTAAATTTTCCTGATTTTAGAGCTCATGAAAGAGCCTACCAAATGATGGTGCAAGTTTCTGGAAGAGCAGGAAGAAGTAAAAAACAAGGAAATGTGGCAATTCAAACCTACAATCCTTATCATAAAATTTTGCAACAGGTTTCGACTACAAATTATGCAGAAATGTATAAAGAGCAGCTGCAAGAACGCTGGCAATACAAATATCCACCTTATTTTAGAACCATAAAAATCACCTTAAAACATAGAGATTTTAATAAAGTTGATACAGGAGTAAATTGGTTATTTAAAGCGTTGTATAATTCTTTTGGAGAACATGTTTTAGGTCCAACAGCTCCTGCAGTTTCTAGAATTCGAAATCAATATATAAAAAATATTGTCATTAAAATTCCACCAAAACAAAGTTTAGCAAACACCAAAAATCAAGTAACTAAAATCAGAAATACATTTGAAGCTGTAAAAGATTTTAGACCTATCAGGTTTATTATTGATGTTGATAATTATTAG
- a CDS encoding alpha/beta fold hydrolase, translating into MTSTEWKSYGKLIKVKNNNLFVIDTGDIFSNKETLVIINGFPTTSYDYHKIIPFLSDYYRVIIHDHFGFGFSDLPDTFCYSLIDQANVCIELWKTLKLKRFTILSDGFGTNIAKEILYRKNSHLIPFDIQKLLVCNSSNYEKYMDINTISALIKNNKLIKYKEIIMNYKEQLFYEGSNDYDKYKDKSKIKEIWTRFNSKQGQKDILVLCSYNEESFLYCHRWLHAIKETKIPVKIFWRKDNLENLKNILLYVASNTHNNVEIVENSKCYVLETNAMQWITMVLKEMDKNVYNHLKTLQTIY; encoded by the coding sequence ATGACTTCAACAGAATGGAAAAGTTATGGCAAACTTATAAAAGTTAAAAACAATAACTTATTTGTCATAGATACTGGAGATATATTCTCTAATAAAGAAACTCTAGTAATTATTAACGGATTCCCAACTACGTCTTATGATTATCACAAAATAATTCCTTTTTTAAGCGATTATTATAGAGTGATAATTCACGATCATTTTGGCTTTGGCTTTTCAGATTTACCTGATACTTTTTGTTATTCTTTAATAGACCAAGCAAATGTTTGTATAGAATTATGGAAAACATTAAAACTAAAAAGATTTACCATATTATCTGACGGTTTTGGAACTAATATTGCTAAAGAAATTTTATACAGAAAAAATTCTCATTTAATTCCTTTTGACATTCAGAAACTCCTTGTTTGTAATAGTTCAAACTATGAAAAGTATATGGATATTAATACCATCTCTGCTCTTATTAAAAATAATAAATTAATAAAGTATAAAGAGATTATTATGAATTATAAAGAGCAACTTTTTTATGAAGGCTCTAATGATTATGATAAATATAAAGATAAATCTAAAATTAAGGAGATTTGGACAAGGTTTAATAGCAAACAAGGTCAAAAAGATATCTTAGTGCTTTGTTCTTATAACGAAGAAAGTTTTTTATACTGTCATAGATGGTTGCATGCTATTAAAGAAACAAAAATTCCAGTTAAAATATTTTGGCGAAAAGATAATCTTGAAAATCTAAAAAATATTTTATTGTACGTGGCATCTAATACACATAATAATGTTGAAATTGTTGAAAACTCAAAATGTTATGTATTAGAAACCAATGCTATGCAATGGATAACGATGGTTCTTAAAGAAATGGACAAAAATGTTTACAACCATTTAAAAACCCTCCAAACAATCTATTAA
- a CDS encoding lipoyl domain-containing protein produces the protein MNSLKRVLNCLRFNKKRNKIVKNDVFEIPFNECSTTAIQIPDIQNKTFTISKWFVKVGDYIDKNQLICELESNSITLEFESLHAGKLVFITQSKEKLKAGDLICKIEKMTKIK, from the coding sequence ATGAATTCACTAAAAAGAGTATTAAATTGCTTACGATTCAACAAAAAAAGGAATAAAATTGTAAAAAACGATGTTTTTGAGATTCCTTTTAATGAATGCAGTACAACTGCTATTCAAATTCCTGACATACAAAATAAAACCTTTACTATTTCTAAATGGTTTGTAAAAGTTGGCGATTATATTGATAAAAATCAACTTATTTGTGAACTTGAAAGCAACTCGATTACTTTAGAGTTTGAAAGTTTACATGCTGGAAAATTGGTCTTTATAACACAATCAAAAGAAAAATTAAAAGCTGGAGATTTAATTTGTAAGATTGAGAAAATGACAAAAATTAAATAA
- a CDS encoding DoxX family protein, giving the protein MDLLTVLTWFSSLAFVIFGVNCFYSKFIILEFERYGLPTFRKLTGVLQIIGAIGSIIGLYFYPILLLLASLGLFILMTAGFVVRIKIKDNFFKSSPSFTFAAINLFIAIKTFYKFF; this is encoded by the coding sequence TTGGATTTACTTACTGTATTAACCTGGTTTTCTAGTTTGGCCTTTGTAATTTTTGGAGTAAACTGTTTCTATTCTAAATTTATTATTCTAGAATTTGAAAGATATGGTTTGCCAACATTTAGAAAATTAACAGGAGTTTTGCAGATTATAGGAGCTATTGGTTCTATAATTGGTCTTTATTTTTATCCTATTTTACTATTATTAGCATCATTAGGATTGTTTATTTTAATGACTGCAGGATTTGTAGTAAGGATAAAAATTAAAGACAATTTTTTTAAATCTTCACCATCATTTACATTTGCTGCGATTAATTTATTTATCGCTATTAAAACCTTTTACAAATTTTTCTAA
- a CDS encoding DoxX family protein, translating to MSTIDYILIALKIIVSVSILNVWLIQPKKTTRWRGGNTRTIIEEFNYYGLSKVFCYFIGFLKVSLAILLLASITIEYLTLTASLGLAALLLGSIIMHIKVKDPLFKSFPAFLFMMMNLIIAYFSYY from the coding sequence ATGAGCACAATAGATTATATACTTATTGCATTAAAAATTATTGTTTCTGTAAGCATTTTAAATGTTTGGTTAATTCAACCTAAAAAAACCACCAGATGGAGAGGTGGAAATACACGAACAATTATTGAGGAATTCAACTATTATGGTTTATCGAAAGTATTCTGTTATTTTATAGGATTTCTTAAAGTAAGTTTAGCGATATTATTGTTAGCTTCTATTACAATTGAATATTTAACTTTAACAGCAAGTTTAGGTCTGGCAGCACTTTTATTGGGTTCAATTATAATGCACATTAAAGTTAAAGATCCTTTGTTTAAATCGTTTCCTGCTTTTCTGTTTATGATGATGAACCTAATTATAGCTTACTTTTCTTATTATTAG
- a CDS encoding alpha/beta hydrolase encodes MNFLNWSSLHQKKTVLGLQISYIDTGEFEKETILIISGYGSSSYDYHKIINDLKENYRVIIPDLVGFGLSSKPTKFYFSMVNQAEVLINLLAALKVDKLSIVTQGFGSSIMCEVLNIIETNSINIHIKNIFLLNVSLYLEANLNIEKQEEFAKLVSSIFLKMSSSYGLYKKYILQHFYDPTAVSEATLVTSWELLKHNDGLKTFNFASYWSSEIQNSSLRWLRVLKNLDANVYFILGDFDPYSQYSELENTQKILKTKDTYMIHDCGYFVSLEKPKELVETIKKIMM; translated from the coding sequence ATGAATTTTTTAAATTGGAGTAGTTTACATCAAAAGAAAACAGTTTTAGGGCTACAAATATCGTATATAGATACAGGAGAATTTGAAAAAGAAACCATATTAATAATTTCTGGTTATGGATCTAGTTCTTATGATTATCATAAAATAATTAACGATTTAAAAGAAAACTATAGAGTAATTATACCAGATTTAGTTGGTTTTGGCTTATCGTCAAAACCAACTAAATTTTATTTTTCTATGGTAAATCAAGCAGAAGTTTTAATAAATCTTTTGGCTGCTTTAAAGGTCGATAAGTTATCTATAGTTACACAAGGTTTTGGTTCTAGTATCATGTGCGAAGTATTAAACATCATAGAAACCAATTCAATTAATATTCATATAAAAAATATTTTTTTACTTAATGTAAGTTTATATTTAGAAGCTAATCTTAACATCGAAAAACAAGAAGAATTTGCGAAATTAGTTTCGTCGATATTTTTAAAAATGTCTAGCTCTTATGGGCTGTATAAAAAATATATTTTACAACATTTTTACGATCCAACTGCAGTTAGTGAAGCCACTTTAGTAACTTCTTGGGAATTATTAAAACATAATGATGGCTTAAAAACGTTTAATTTTGCAAGTTATTGGTCTTCAGAAATTCAAAATTCATCTTTAAGATGGTTAAGAGTTCTAAAGAATTTAGACGCTAATGTATATTTTATACTAGGAGATTTTGATCCATACAGTCAATATTCAGAATTAGAAAACACACAAAAAATACTTAAAACTAAGGATACCTATATGATTCATGATTGTGGTTATTTTGTAAGTTTAGAAAAACCTAAAGAACTTGTAGAAACTATCAAAAAAATTATGATGTAA
- a CDS encoding SDR family NAD(P)-dependent oxidoreductase: MSDKKNNPAITNCIETIQSLLDDTNQLFELPEAQRVALLKVAGELSRPNRDEFQRRRKDAKKAAKRKQIESDKHARKSTGIRSAREAALFVAPKLLAPTAIPEDTPELESPRNCYVCKTVYAKLHHFYDTMCTECGDLNYAKRFQTTDLKGQVAVITGSRLKIGYHITLMALRSGATVIATTRFPADSAIRFAKEEDYKDWSHRLHIHGLDLRHIPSVEIFCNYIEQKYDRLDILINNAAQTVRRPSGFYHHLMDNEKKPITELPKLAQRLLENHEECLQEISDLSVSSNKTKKNNVLPVTWHGPEPGIGLRNSAELSQIPYSFDNSLQTAEVFPEGKLDADLQQVDLRKTNSWRLKLGEIETTEMVEVQLVNAVAPFVLCNRLSNIMMKENTGKKHIINVSAMEGKFHRFKKEDRHPHTNMAKAALNMLTHTSSATFAKKGIYMNAVDTGWVTDEDPAELSKKKVEVHDFQPPLDIVDGAARVMDPLIDGINTGKHWSGKFLKDYFPIDW, from the coding sequence ATGAGTGATAAAAAAAACAATCCAGCAATTACCAATTGTATTGAAACAATACAAAGTTTGTTGGATGATACCAATCAGCTTTTTGAATTGCCAGAAGCACAAAGAGTTGCTTTATTAAAAGTGGCAGGCGAATTGTCTAGACCAAATCGTGATGAATTTCAACGAAGAAGAAAAGATGCTAAAAAGGCAGCAAAACGTAAGCAAATTGAAAGCGATAAACATGCCCGAAAATCTACAGGAATTCGTTCTGCAAGAGAAGCAGCCTTATTTGTGGCACCTAAATTACTAGCGCCAACTGCAATTCCTGAAGATACTCCAGAATTAGAATCGCCAAGAAACTGCTACGTTTGTAAAACTGTGTACGCAAAATTGCATCATTTTTATGATACCATGTGTACAGAATGTGGAGATTTAAACTACGCAAAACGTTTTCAAACAACGGACTTAAAAGGGCAAGTTGCTGTGATAACTGGTTCTCGTTTAAAAATTGGCTATCATATTACCTTAATGGCTTTACGTTCAGGAGCCACAGTTATTGCAACCACACGTTTTCCAGCAGATTCTGCCATTCGTTTTGCTAAAGAAGAAGATTACAAAGATTGGAGTCATCGTTTGCATATTCATGGCTTGGATTTAAGACATATACCAAGTGTTGAAATTTTCTGTAATTATATTGAGCAAAAATATGATAGGTTAGATATTCTCATCAACAATGCTGCACAAACTGTAAGAAGACCTTCAGGTTTTTATCATCATTTAATGGATAATGAAAAGAAACCAATTACTGAATTGCCAAAACTAGCACAAAGATTATTAGAAAATCATGAAGAGTGTTTGCAGGAGATTTCAGATTTGAGTGTTTCATCAAACAAAACAAAGAAAAATAATGTACTACCTGTTACTTGGCATGGACCAGAACCAGGAATTGGCTTGAGAAATTCGGCTGAACTATCTCAAATTCCTTATAGTTTTGATAATTCTTTGCAAACTGCAGAAGTTTTTCCTGAAGGAAAATTAGATGCAGATTTACAGCAGGTAGATTTACGTAAAACAAACAGCTGGCGTTTAAAATTAGGTGAAATTGAAACTACAGAAATGGTGGAAGTTCAGCTAGTAAATGCAGTTGCTCCTTTTGTGTTGTGCAATCGATTATCAAACATAATGATGAAAGAAAACACTGGTAAAAAACACATTATTAACGTTTCTGCCATGGAAGGAAAGTTTCATCGCTTTAAAAAAGAAGATAGGCATCCACATACAAATATGGCAAAAGCAGCGTTGAATATGTTAACACACACATCATCTGCAACCTTTGCTAAAAAAGGAATTTATATGAATGCTGTGGATACTGGTTGGGTTACAGATGAAGATCCTGCTGAACTATCAAAAAAGAAAGTAGAAGTACACGATTTTCAACCTCCTTTAGATATTGTTGATGGCGCTGCAAGAGTTATGGATCCTTTAATTGATGGTATTAATACAGGGAAACATTGGTCAGGAAAATTCTTGAAAGATTATTTTCCAATAGATTGGTAA
- a CDS encoding FUSC family membrane protein, translating to MKNKFIELRQFLKKTDFDRGIKLGIAIAIPFAILYFLGYTVFAPAIAVGVLLNSSGDIPGSKKRKINAILISIALTTVITATILFLKPFLPFLLFALVLISFLVSIIAVYGFRASLVSFSGLLAMVISFAVQKETTQDIFIQVAFTAIGGFWYLIVSLIIQQLAPKREQNQLLADTLSLLGSYLKLRAKLLTKKTKRDIIFKEKLALQIQINEKHEVLREILLTARKRSGRNRFEEKQLLILVSTIKIFELIEAEHLDYNLIDEIFGDRKNYLEASKNLNKIMGNHLILLSDLLLQNKKIPNKEPLLIALSKANDSILNYIDTFKLPEAREGALILKNLYDYQEQLLQEIRTIRRLMANVHDASKISLKREDSSQFLTLQEYRWNVLTQNLSLNSKMFRHSLRFTIAILFTYLLGFTFEIQNAYWIMLTVVVIMRPNYGLTKERSKDRVIGTFIGALIAVCIVLLTQNEIVYGVLAFISLILSFSLIQQNYKSAAVFVTISIIFLYSLINPNAFEVIQYRILDTVIGAIIALVANYLILPTWEADNLRQVLLNAVQMNKKYLLATQVLYEDATAQKFSYNLARKEDFLAVSNLNASFQRLTQDPKSKQKEYQLIYEIVTINQTMISAIAAIGNFIINHKTTPASEDFKKLINKIYENLQLSADILENNQIDEDAYTAKNENARDNLFDTYKKLSNLRDENIKKGNTKLDTETLHQLQEAYLISNHLNWLKSLSKSLQKAIERYNSIVLE from the coding sequence TTGAAAAACAAATTTATAGAATTAAGACAATTTCTAAAAAAAACTGATTTCGATAGAGGAATTAAATTGGGCATCGCTATTGCAATTCCTTTTGCAATCTTATATTTTTTGGGCTATACTGTATTTGCACCAGCAATTGCTGTGGGTGTACTTTTAAATTCTTCTGGAGATATTCCTGGAAGTAAAAAGCGTAAAATTAATGCTATTCTTATTAGTATTGCTTTAACAACTGTGATTACTGCAACCATCTTATTTTTAAAGCCTTTTTTACCTTTTCTTTTATTTGCACTTGTGCTAATTTCATTTTTAGTTTCCATTATTGCTGTGTATGGTTTTAGAGCGTCTTTAGTTTCTTTTTCTGGATTATTAGCTATGGTTATTTCTTTTGCAGTTCAAAAAGAAACAACACAAGACATTTTTATCCAAGTTGCTTTTACTGCAATTGGTGGTTTTTGGTATTTAATTGTATCGCTTATAATTCAGCAATTGGCTCCAAAAAGGGAACAAAATCAATTATTAGCAGATACACTTTCTCTTTTAGGATCATATTTAAAATTGAGAGCAAAATTATTGACAAAGAAAACTAAGAGAGATATAATATTTAAAGAAAAATTGGCGCTCCAAATTCAGATTAATGAGAAGCACGAAGTTTTAAGAGAAATATTATTAACTGCTAGAAAACGATCTGGAAGAAATCGTTTTGAAGAAAAACAGTTGCTTATTTTAGTTTCTACGATTAAAATATTCGAACTTATAGAAGCAGAACATTTAGATTATAATTTGATTGATGAAATTTTTGGAGATCGTAAAAACTACTTAGAAGCTTCAAAAAATTTGAATAAAATTATGGGAAACCATCTGATTCTATTATCAGATTTATTACTTCAAAATAAAAAAATACCAAATAAAGAACCCTTATTAATTGCCTTATCAAAAGCAAACGACTCCATTTTAAATTATATTGATACTTTTAAATTACCTGAAGCAAGAGAAGGAGCATTAATCTTAAAAAACTTATACGATTATCAAGAGCAATTATTACAAGAAATTAGAACGATAAGAAGATTGATGGCAAATGTTCATGATGCTTCTAAGATATCTTTAAAAAGAGAAGATTCAAGTCAGTTTTTAACACTGCAAGAATATAGATGGAATGTTTTAACACAAAACTTGAGCCTAAATTCCAAAATGTTTAGACATTCTCTTCGATTTACCATTGCAATTCTCTTTACGTATCTATTAGGTTTTACGTTCGAAATCCAAAATGCTTATTGGATTATGTTAACTGTAGTTGTAATTATGAGACCCAATTATGGTTTGACAAAAGAGCGTTCAAAAGATAGGGTTATTGGCACTTTTATTGGTGCTTTAATTGCTGTTTGTATTGTTTTACTCACTCAAAATGAAATAGTATATGGTGTTTTAGCTTTTATTTCGTTGATTTTATCTTTTTCTTTAATTCAACAAAACTATAAATCTGCTGCTGTATTTGTAACTATTAGTATCATTTTTTTGTATTCATTAATTAATCCAAATGCTTTTGAAGTAATTCAATATCGAATTTTAGATACGGTTATTGGAGCTATTATTGCTTTGGTTGCCAACTATTTAATTCTACCAACTTGGGAAGCTGATAATTTAAGACAGGTTCTTTTAAATGCTGTGCAAATGAACAAGAAATACCTTTTAGCAACTCAGGTATTGTATGAAGATGCAACAGCACAAAAGTTTTCTTATAATTTAGCGAGAAAAGAAGACTTTCTTGCAGTGAGTAATTTAAACGCTTCTTTTCAGAGATTGACTCAAGATCCTAAATCAAAACAAAAAGAATACCAATTAATTTATGAGATTGTTACCATCAATCAAACTATGATTTCTGCAATAGCAGCTATTGGTAATTTTATCATCAATCATAAAACAACACCAGCATCAGAAGATTTTAAAAAACTAATTAATAAGATTTATGAAAATTTACAGCTGTCTGCTGATATTTTAGAAAACAATCAAATTGATGAAGATGCTTACACAGCAAAAAATGAAAATGCACGAGATAATTTATTTGATACTTATAAAAAACTATCAAATTTAAGAGATGAAAATATTAAAAAAGGGAATACGAAATTAGATACAGAAACGTTGCATCAACTTCAAGAAGCCTATTTAATCTCGAATCATTTAAATTGGTTAAAATCACTTTCCAAAAGTTTACAAAAAGCGATAGAAAGATACAATTCTATTGTTTTGGAATAA